Proteins encoded by one window of Blautia faecicola:
- a CDS encoding DUF6783 domain-containing protein → MRVPVCGRFYPNEGGVAGYGNRIRVKYTAKWGLQVAEMIFQTRSSALD, encoded by the coding sequence CTGCGAGTCCCAGTTTGTGGGAGATTTTATCCGAATGAGGGCGGCGTAGCGGGCTACGGCAACCGAATAAGGGTAAAATATACCGCAAAGTGGGGCTTGCAGGTTGCGGAAATGATTTTTCAGACACGCTCTAGTGCTTTGGATTAA
- a CDS encoding ABC transporter ATP-binding protein/permease, translating to MLQIQHIRKEYKTGKLVQKALDDVSLNLRDNEFVAILGPSGSGKTTLLNIIGGLDRYDSGDLIINGISTKKYKDRDWDSYRNHTIGFVFQSYNLIPHQTLLANVELALTISGVGKAERRRRAKEALEKVGLGEQIEKRPSQLSGGQMQRVAIARALVNDPEILLADEPTGALDSNTSVQVMDLLREVAKDRLVVMVTHNPELAELYATRIVNLRDGKIRSDTNPYEVDEAALSPPEHKNMGKSSMSFLTALALSFNNLKTKKARTLLTSFAGSIGIIGIALILALSNGVNAYIQSVEEETLSEYPLEIQSTGFDLTAMMTMNMGTDDKDAEKEDDDQVNVVQMITNMFSTMDSNDLKSLKKYLDDHEKEIGKYAKSVEYSYSVTPQIFRLDKDRDKIRQVNPDKSFASLGLGSSSSANSMMSSMMSTDVFYEMPREENLYKNQYDVKAGRWPESYDECVVVMTADGSISDFLLYTLGLRDAMELDDMIEQFMKDEDVDTPDNIGTYRYEDILGTTFKLVNASDYYSYDSEYKVWKDKSDNNKYMKKLVKNGEDLKVVGIVQPSEDANGALLRTGIYYPAELTDHVIEEAKNSKIVKAQMKNEDIDVFTNEEFGKESDNDFDMGSLFKIDEDKLQNAFKFDENAMANAMAGSTDLSDAFSVDPNTLDLSGMLDLSAINISLPEAPDLSFGNLMSGIKIQASGDDVSNLAAALLKGYQEYAKEHPEADYSGLGENFIGYLNTEKAQEILKNNIKDIIGASGSVEVSKEELQQLIKDIMTGFQKYAQEKGYTDMTKLDEYLTEYLQTEECQQILTAWAEKNIHINGDVNITKEQLEKLSKELLEGYEAYVQENGYPDPAKMGEYFMDYLGTDSAKQELSAGLMKMINTKGVEEQISAAIGTYMQSAFSSYGNTLSQALGTQISKAMEQMMTQIAGGMEKAMTQAMSRVGENLQNAFSIDADAFTGAFDISMDGEELTELMMSMGNTGSTTYDSNLQKLGYADKAEPSGISIYPKNFESKEQIVQLLDDYNSKMEREGKDEQVISYTDMVGTLMSSVTDIVDIISYVLIAFVAISLVVSSIMIGVITYISVLERRKEIGILRAIGASKGNISQVFNAETCIIGLCAGLIGIGLTLLLLIPGNALIHKLADTTAVSASLPVIPALILIVLSVFLTFIGGLIPSKKAAKSDPVTALRND from the coding sequence ATGCTTCAAATCCAACACATTCGAAAAGAATATAAAACAGGAAAACTGGTTCAGAAAGCCCTGGATGATGTCAGTCTGAATCTGAGGGATAATGAATTTGTTGCGATTCTCGGGCCCAGTGGTTCAGGAAAGACCACACTGTTAAATATTATCGGCGGTCTGGATCGTTACGACAGCGGGGATCTGATCATCAACGGGATTTCCACGAAAAAATACAAAGACCGCGACTGGGATTCCTACCGAAATCATACGATCGGATTTGTCTTCCAGAGTTATAATCTGATTCCGCATCAGACACTGCTCGCCAATGTTGAGCTGGCGCTGACCATCTCCGGCGTGGGAAAGGCGGAGCGAAGAAGAAGAGCGAAAGAAGCCCTGGAAAAAGTAGGTCTGGGAGAACAGATTGAAAAACGACCAAGCCAGCTGTCGGGCGGACAGATGCAGCGGGTGGCGATCGCCAGAGCATTGGTCAATGATCCGGAGATTCTGCTTGCGGATGAGCCGACCGGAGCACTGGACAGTAATACCAGTGTACAGGTTATGGATCTGCTGCGGGAGGTGGCGAAAGACCGCCTGGTTGTGATGGTTACCCATAACCCGGAACTGGCGGAACTTTATGCCACAAGAATCGTCAATCTGCGGGATGGAAAGATCCGTTCGGATACAAATCCCTATGAGGTGGATGAGGCAGCACTGTCTCCGCCGGAACATAAAAATATGGGAAAATCTTCGATGTCATTTCTGACAGCTCTGGCACTGAGTTTTAATAACTTAAAGACCAAAAAGGCCAGAACCCTTCTGACTTCCTTTGCCGGATCAATTGGTATCATCGGTATCGCGCTGATCCTGGCACTGTCAAATGGTGTCAATGCTTATATCCAGTCGGTGGAAGAAGAAACGTTATCGGAATATCCACTGGAGATCCAGAGTACCGGGTTTGACCTGACTGCCATGATGACGATGAACATGGGGACAGATGATAAAGACGCGGAGAAGGAAGACGACGATCAGGTCAATGTCGTGCAGATGATCACAAATATGTTCTCCACGATGGACTCCAATGACCTGAAATCGCTGAAAAAATATCTGGATGACCATGAAAAGGAAATCGGCAAATACGCAAAATCCGTGGAATACAGCTACAGTGTAACACCACAGATCTTTCGACTGGACAAAGATAGAGATAAGATTCGTCAGGTTAATCCGGACAAATCCTTTGCTTCTCTGGGGCTTGGTTCTTCGTCGAGTGCAAATAGTATGATGTCCTCGATGATGAGTACAGATGTGTTTTATGAGATGCCGAGAGAGGAGAATCTGTATAAAAACCAGTATGATGTAAAAGCAGGTCGCTGGCCGGAAAGTTATGACGAATGTGTGGTAGTTATGACTGCGGACGGAAGTATCAGCGATTTTCTCTTGTACACACTGGGACTCAGAGATGCTATGGAACTTGACGATATGATCGAACAGTTTATGAAGGATGAAGATGTGGATACTCCGGATAATATCGGCACATACCGTTATGAGGATATTCTGGGAACCACCTTTAAACTGGTCAATGCTTCGGATTATTACAGCTATGACAGTGAATACAAGGTCTGGAAAGACAAATCGGATAATAACAAATATATGAAAAAACTGGTGAAAAACGGGGAAGATCTGAAAGTGGTCGGTATCGTGCAACCATCGGAGGATGCCAACGGAGCTCTGCTTCGAACCGGTATCTATTATCCGGCAGAGCTGACTGATCATGTGATCGAGGAAGCGAAAAACAGTAAAATCGTAAAAGCTCAGATGAAAAATGAAGATATTGATGTCTTTACCAATGAAGAATTTGGTAAAGAATCGGATAATGATTTTGATATGGGATCCCTCTTTAAGATCGATGAGGATAAACTGCAAAATGCATTTAAATTTGATGAAAATGCCATGGCAAATGCAATGGCAGGAAGCACGGATCTCTCAGATGCATTTTCCGTCGATCCGAATACACTGGATCTTTCGGGCATGCTGGATCTGAGTGCCATCAATATTTCGCTTCCGGAAGCACCGGATCTGTCGTTCGGTAATCTGATGAGTGGAATCAAGATCCAGGCGTCCGGTGATGATGTGAGCAACCTTGCTGCTGCACTGTTAAAGGGCTACCAGGAATATGCAAAAGAACATCCGGAAGCAGATTATTCCGGTCTGGGTGAGAACTTTATTGGTTATCTGAATACAGAAAAAGCACAGGAAATTCTGAAAAATAATATCAAAGACATCATCGGAGCGAGCGGTTCTGTCGAAGTATCAAAAGAAGAACTGCAGCAGCTGATCAAAGATATCATGACCGGATTTCAGAAGTATGCCCAGGAAAAGGGATATACGGATATGACGAAGCTGGATGAATACCTGACGGAATATCTCCAGACAGAAGAATGCCAGCAGATCCTGACTGCCTGGGCAGAGAAAAATATTCATATTAACGGAGATGTCAATATCACAAAAGAACAGCTGGAAAAACTTTCGAAGGAACTGCTGGAAGGATATGAAGCTTATGTACAGGAAAACGGTTACCCGGATCCGGCGAAGATGGGTGAGTACTTTATGGATTATCTGGGAACAGACAGCGCGAAGCAGGAACTTTCCGCAGGTCTTATGAAGATGATCAACACGAAGGGTGTGGAAGAACAGATATCCGCGGCAATCGGAACCTATATGCAGAGTGCATTTTCTTCTTATGGAAATACTCTGTCACAGGCACTGGGAACGCAGATTTCAAAAGCAATGGAGCAGATGATGACACAGATCGCCGGTGGTATGGAAAAAGCCATGACGCAGGCGATGAGCCGGGTGGGAGAGAATCTGCAGAATGCATTCTCTATCGATGCGGATGCATTTACCGGGGCATTTGATATAAGCATGGACGGAGAAGAGCTGACCGAACTGATGATGTCCATGGGAAATACCGGAAGTACAACGTATGATTCGAACCTGCAGAAACTCGGCTATGCAGATAAGGCAGAACCGAGTGGTATCTCAATCTATCCGAAAAACTTCGAGAGCAAGGAACAGATCGTGCAGCTGCTGGATGATTATAACAGTAAGATGGAAAGAGAAGGAAAAGACGAGCAGGTGATCAGCTACACAGATATGGTCGGAACGCTGATGTCCTCGGTGACGGATATTGTTGATATTATCAGTTATGTGCTGATTGCATTTGTGGCGATCTCACTGGTGGTTTCTTCGATCATGATCGGAGTGATTACCTATATCAGTGTGCTGGAACGCCGGAAAGAAATCGGTATCCTGCGGGCAATAGGAGCATCTAAAGGAAATATTTCCCAGGTGTTCAATGCGGAAACCTGTATCATCGGTCTGTGTGCAGGTCTGATAGGTATCGGTCTGACACTGTTACTTCTGATCCCGGGCAATGCCCTGATTCACAAACTGGCAGATACCACTGCTGTCAGTGCATCCCTGCCGGTGATTCCGGCACTTATCCTGATCGTGCTGAGCGTATTTCTTACGTTTATCGGTGGACTGATCCCGTCGAAGAAAGCTGCAAAGAGTGATCCGGTGACGGCACTGAGGAATGACTAA
- the hisF gene encoding imidazole glycerol phosphate synthase subunit HisF → MLTKRIIPCLDVNNGRVVKGVNFVNLQDAGDPVAVAKAYDEAGADEVVFLDITASSDHRNTVVDMVRKVAANVFIPFTVGGGIRTVDDFRLLLREGADKISINSSAINRPELIHEAALKFGSQCVVVAIDAKQRADGSGWNVYKNGGRIDVGLDAVEWAKKAEALGAGEILLTSMDGDGTKAGYDLKLTRAIADAVSIPVIASGGAGTLEHFYDALTEGGADAALAASLFHYKELEIREVKEYLRDRGLPVRL, encoded by the coding sequence ATGCTGACAAAAAGAATTATTCCATGTCTGGATGTAAATAATGGAAGAGTAGTAAAAGGTGTGAACTTTGTCAATCTTCAGGATGCGGGTGATCCGGTGGCAGTAGCGAAAGCGTACGACGAGGCCGGTGCAGATGAAGTTGTTTTTCTGGATATCACAGCATCTTCGGATCATCGTAATACAGTGGTAGATATGGTGCGGAAAGTTGCAGCTAACGTATTTATTCCTTTTACCGTAGGAGGCGGTATCCGCACTGTGGATGATTTTCGGTTGCTTTTGCGGGAAGGAGCAGACAAGATTTCCATCAATTCTTCTGCGATAAACCGCCCAGAACTGATTCATGAAGCAGCCTTAAAGTTCGGAAGTCAGTGCGTGGTAGTTGCTATTGATGCAAAGCAGCGTGCAGACGGATCTGGATGGAATGTCTATAAAAATGGTGGGCGGATCGATGTGGGTCTGGATGCTGTGGAATGGGCAAAAAAAGCAGAAGCCCTGGGAGCAGGAGAGATTCTTCTCACCAGTATGGACGGAGATGGCACAAAAGCAGGATACGATTTGAAATTGACCCGTGCGATCGCGGATGCAGTATCCATTCCGGTTATTGCTTCCGGTGGTGCGGGCACGCTGGAGCACTTTTATGACGCATTGACAGAGGGCGGTGCAGATGCCGCACTGGCAGCGTCTCTGTTCCATTACAAAGAACTGGAGATCCGGGAAGTAAAGGAATATCTTCGGGACAGAGGACTTCCGGTTCGTCTGTAA
- a CDS encoding uracil-DNA glycosylase — translation MPPISGAWAKALEGEFHKPYYKKLFETVGKEYATHQIFPAGDDIFNAFHFTPLDQVKVVILGQDPYHGDGQAHGLCFSVKPDVEIPPSLVNIYKELEDDLGCYIPNNGYLEKWARQGVLMLNTVLTVRAHQANSHRGIGWEEFTDAAIRVLAAQDRPMVFILWGKPAQSKKSMLDPDKHLILEAPHPSPLSAYRGFFGSKPFSKTNAYLTAHGLEPIDWQIENR, via the coding sequence ATGCCTCCAATTTCAGGAGCATGGGCAAAAGCCCTGGAAGGGGAATTTCACAAACCCTATTATAAAAAACTATTTGAAACTGTGGGAAAAGAATATGCAACCCATCAGATTTTTCCGGCGGGAGATGATATTTTTAATGCGTTTCATTTTACACCGCTGGATCAGGTGAAAGTAGTGATTCTCGGACAGGATCCGTACCACGGAGACGGACAGGCGCACGGGCTTTGTTTTTCGGTAAAACCGGATGTGGAGATTCCGCCTTCATTGGTGAATATCTACAAAGAACTGGAAGATGATCTGGGATGTTATATCCCAAACAACGGATATCTGGAAAAATGGGCAAGACAGGGTGTTCTGATGTTAAACACAGTTCTGACCGTACGTGCTCATCAGGCAAATTCCCATCGGGGGATCGGCTGGGAAGAATTTACCGATGCGGCTATTCGGGTGTTGGCGGCGCAGGATCGCCCGATGGTTTTTATCCTCTGGGGCAAACCGGCTCAGAGTAAAAAATCCATGCTTGACCCGGACAAACATCTGATTCTGGAGGCTCCTCATCCCAGTCCGCTATCCGCTTACCGGGGATTTTTTGGAAGTAAGCCGTTCAGTAAGACAAATGCTTATCTGACAGCACATGGTCTGGAGCCGATTGACTGGCAGATCGAGAATAGGTAG
- a CDS encoding putative polysaccharide biosynthesis protein gives MSEKNGLVKNASFLMMATLISRVIGLLYRSPLGVVLGTVGLGYYGYANNVYVILLLISAYSIPMAVSKVVSERLALKQYRNAQKVFHGALLYAMIVGGVAALVAFFFGNYLLPVNQQQALLALRMLAPTIFFSAILGVMRGYFQAHSTMMPTSISQILEQIANAIVSILAAWLLIKKFAVDEETHAIYGAAGGAMGTGAGVLTGLAFMLIVYAANRKSIHKKIARDKHTQEESMVGVMKIIFLMVTPIIFNTFVYNASSYLDSKIFSDILNMKGIAAKVVSGQWGEYSNYYITLINIPLALSSATSSAMMPEIATRFIKNEYKEANEKINEGIQLTMFLCIPAAVGLAVLAFPITKVLFPSSGTLSGQLLLAGSITVIFSALSTITNGVLQAIGKARIPLRNSAISLVLNVITVAVCSFAAPQMGVFSVLIASLILAVAMCVLNAMSLKKYLGHKNDFVNGYGKPLAAAAGMGVVAWIVYYGLHLLVPIRIVCLGVSVILAALVYLILYVIVTKTTVEQMRRFPMGNYVVKVLRILKVFR, from the coding sequence ATGAGTGAGAAAAATGGATTAGTGAAAAACGCCTCATTTCTGATGATGGCGACTTTGATCTCCAGGGTGATCGGTCTTTTGTATCGAAGCCCTCTGGGGGTTGTGCTGGGAACGGTAGGACTTGGATATTATGGATATGCGAATAACGTGTATGTTATTTTGCTTCTGATTTCTGCCTACAGTATTCCGATGGCAGTATCGAAGGTCGTATCGGAACGTCTGGCACTGAAACAATATCGAAATGCCCAGAAAGTCTTTCATGGGGCGTTATTATATGCAATGATCGTGGGTGGAGTGGCAGCTCTGGTTGCCTTTTTCTTTGGTAATTATCTGCTTCCGGTCAATCAGCAGCAGGCACTTCTGGCTTTGCGGATGCTGGCGCCGACAATTTTCTTTTCAGCAATTCTTGGCGTTATGCGTGGATATTTTCAGGCGCACAGCACGATGATGCCAACCTCGATCTCCCAGATTCTGGAGCAGATCGCTAATGCGATCGTCAGTATTCTGGCGGCATGGCTGTTGATCAAGAAGTTTGCAGTGGACGAGGAGACGCATGCAATTTATGGTGCAGCCGGTGGTGCGATGGGTACCGGAGCCGGTGTGCTTACGGGTCTGGCATTTATGTTGATCGTCTATGCGGCAAACCGGAAATCAATCCATAAAAAGATCGCCAGAGATAAACATACACAGGAAGAGTCCATGGTGGGCGTTATGAAGATCATTTTCCTGATGGTAACGCCGATTATTTTCAATACTTTTGTATACAATGCCAGCAGTTACCTGGATTCCAAGATTTTCTCGGATATCCTGAATATGAAAGGCATCGCTGCAAAAGTAGTCAGTGGGCAGTGGGGAGAATACAGTAATTACTACATTACGCTGATCAATATTCCGCTGGCACTTTCAAGTGCCACTTCCTCTGCAATGATGCCGGAGATTGCAACGAGATTTATCAAAAATGAGTATAAAGAGGCAAATGAAAAGATCAACGAGGGAATCCAGCTGACGATGTTTTTGTGTATCCCGGCAGCAGTCGGTTTGGCTGTGCTGGCGTTTCCAATCACAAAAGTGCTGTTTCCATCCAGTGGAACACTGTCGGGACAGCTGCTTTTAGCAGGTTCCATAACGGTTATTTTCTCCGCACTGTCTACGATTACGAACGGAGTGTTGCAGGCAATCGGTAAAGCGAGAATTCCGCTTCGAAACTCTGCGATTTCTCTGGTACTGAATGTGATCACTGTGGCGGTATGTTCTTTTGCAGCTCCACAGATGGGCGTGTTCTCTGTATTGATCGCCAGTCTGATATTGGCAGTCGCCATGTGTGTATTGAATGCCATGTCCCTGAAAAAATATCTGGGTCACAAGAACGATTTTGTCAACGGTTACGGAAAACCACTGGCAGCGGCAGCAGGTATGGGTGTTGTGGCATGGATCGTATATTATGGACTACATCTTCTGGTGCCGATCCGTATCGTGTGTCTGGGTGTTTCTGTAATTCTGGCAGCACTGGTATATCTGATTTTGTATGTGATCGTTACGAAAACAACGGTGGAACAGATGCGGCGGTTCCCGATGGGAAATTATGTGGTGAAAGTGCTACGGATCCTGAAAGTATTCCGATAA
- the hisH gene encoding imidazole glycerol phosphate synthase subunit HisH — protein sequence MIALIDYDAGNMKSVEKALQLIGEDVLVTRDPKEILAADKVVLPGVGSFGDAMENLHHFGLVPVIHQVVQEQTPFLGICLGLQLLFEKSEESPGVEGLGILKGEILRIPAAEGLKIPHMGWNNIRFPNKGRLFAGVPEDAYVYFVHSYYLKAQDEKIVTATTEYGTHIHASVESGNLFACQFHPEKSSHVGLQILKNFAKLEGKGGR from the coding sequence ATGATAGCACTGATTGATTACGATGCGGGAAATATGAAAAGCGTGGAAAAAGCTCTGCAGCTGATAGGAGAGGATGTGCTGGTGACCAGAGATCCGAAAGAGATTCTGGCTGCGGATAAAGTGGTGTTACCGGGTGTGGGTAGTTTTGGAGATGCGATGGAAAATCTGCACCATTTCGGGTTGGTACCCGTGATTCACCAGGTAGTTCAGGAGCAGACTCCGTTTTTGGGAATCTGTCTGGGACTGCAGCTTCTGTTTGAAAAAAGTGAGGAGAGTCCGGGCGTGGAGGGCCTTGGCATCTTAAAGGGAGAGATTCTTCGGATTCCTGCGGCAGAAGGACTGAAGATCCCTCATATGGGCTGGAATAATATCCGATTTCCGAATAAAGGACGGTTGTTTGCGGGAGTTCCGGAAGATGCATATGTGTATTTTGTACATTCCTATTATCTGAAAGCACAGGATGAAAAAATTGTGACTGCAACAACCGAATATGGTACCCATATCCATGCTTCTGTGGAAAGCGGCAATCTGTTTGCCTGCCAGTTCCATCCCGAGAAAAGTTCCCATGTGGGCTTGCAGATTTTGAAAAATTTTGCAAAACTGGAAGGAAAAGGAGGACGATAA
- a CDS encoding aldo/keto reductase, giving the protein MEYRTLGKTGLKVSRMGFGGIPIQKIDEEGTRKLLQDMVKRGINYIDSARGYTVSEQYIGYGMEGIRDQFVLATKSMARTKEAMAADIETSLRNFRTDYIDLYQVHNPSMEQLNQVIGEGGALEALLEAKNAGKIGHIGITAHSTEVFERALTLDWVETIMFPYNIVEQQGAELIRRCGEKNIGFIDMKPLAGGAIEDGALALRYVCSNPDVTITIPGMAEIRELEENQKACENQEPLTKEEEEKIQAVRDQLGTDFCRRCNYCAPCSVGIQIPSVFLFAGYLQRYDLEQWARDRYSTLKVKASACIGCGKCEPRCPYHLPIREKLKICAADFGE; this is encoded by the coding sequence ATGGAATACAGAACACTTGGAAAAACAGGATTGAAAGTGTCCCGCATGGGATTTGGTGGGATTCCGATCCAGAAGATTGATGAAGAAGGAACAAGAAAACTGTTACAGGATATGGTGAAACGGGGAATCAATTATATTGATTCTGCGAGAGGCTATACCGTCAGCGAGCAGTACATCGGTTACGGTATGGAAGGAATCCGTGATCAGTTCGTGCTGGCGACAAAATCCATGGCGAGAACAAAAGAAGCGATGGCAGCAGATATCGAGACGAGTCTTCGGAATTTCCGCACAGATTATATTGATCTGTATCAGGTACATAATCCGAGTATGGAACAGCTGAATCAGGTGATCGGAGAAGGTGGGGCACTGGAAGCACTGCTGGAGGCGAAAAACGCTGGAAAGATCGGACATATCGGAATCACGGCGCATTCCACGGAAGTTTTTGAGCGTGCGCTGACCCTGGACTGGGTGGAGACGATTATGTTTCCTTATAATATTGTGGAACAGCAGGGGGCTGAACTGATTCGTCGGTGTGGAGAGAAAAACATCGGATTTATTGATATGAAACCACTGGCAGGAGGTGCCATCGAAGACGGAGCACTGGCACTTCGATATGTCTGTTCTAACCCGGATGTGACGATCACTATTCCTGGTATGGCAGAGATTCGGGAACTGGAAGAGAATCAGAAGGCCTGTGAGAATCAGGAACCGCTGACGAAAGAAGAAGAGGAAAAGATTCAGGCAGTCCGTGACCAGCTGGGAACGGATTTTTGTCGTCGTTGTAATTACTGTGCACCTTGCAGCGTAGGAATCCAGATTCCAAGTGTTTTCTTGTTTGCCGGTTATCTGCAACGTTATGATCTGGAGCAGTGGGCCAGAGATCGATACAGTACCTTAAAAGTTAAAGCTTCTGCCTGCATCGGCTGTGGCAAATGCGAACCACGCTGTCCATATCACCTGCCGATCCGGGAAAAACTGAAGATCTGTGCAGCTGATTTTGGAGAATAG
- a CDS encoding acyl-CoA thioesterase, with protein sequence MEETQRPCKRVVDSQTEQTYLMRPNYLNCYGNLFGGQLMGWIDEIASIVAMRHCEADITTAAIDNLNFKEGATVNDVVVLRGKITYVGRTSMEVRVDTYVESRHGIRKVINRAYVVMVAVDEHHHPIPVPGLIVESENDRAEWEGGEKRYQLRKQRRREGF encoded by the coding sequence ATGGAAGAAACACAGAGACCATGTAAAAGGGTAGTGGATTCTCAGACGGAGCAGACGTATCTGATGCGCCCCAATTATCTGAACTGTTATGGAAATCTGTTCGGAGGACAGCTGATGGGCTGGATTGATGAAATTGCCAGTATCGTGGCGATGCGTCACTGCGAGGCGGACATCACGACAGCGGCGATCGATAACCTGAATTTCAAAGAGGGAGCTACTGTAAATGATGTAGTAGTTCTTCGGGGAAAGATTACGTATGTGGGAAGAACTTCGATGGAAGTACGTGTGGACACATATGTAGAAAGTCGTCACGGTATCCGGAAGGTGATCAACCGTGCATATGTGGTAATGGTAGCCGTTGATGAACACCATCACCCGATTCCGGTCCCGGGACTGATCGTCGAGTCGGAAAATGACAGGGCAGAATGGGAAGGCGGAGAAAAACGGTATCAGCTGAGAAAACAGCGGAGACGGGAAGGATTTTAG
- a CDS encoding pyridoxamine 5'-phosphate oxidase family protein, with product MTRREREVTDINDILQIINETKILHLGLSDEGWPYVVPMNYGYEYVDGKLTFYLHGATKGYKFDVLEKNPKVSFALETDMIPFEGKVACQYGMAYRSVMGRGYGTLVADVEEKEKALSLLMKQQTGKDFTFDEKLVSIVNVIRIDVKEFTAKERKLPAAMQQDS from the coding sequence ATGACACGACGGGAAAGAGAAGTAACTGATATTAATGATATATTACAGATCATCAACGAAACAAAGATCCTGCATCTGGGTTTGTCTGATGAGGGATGGCCTTATGTGGTGCCGATGAATTATGGATATGAATATGTGGACGGAAAGCTGACATTTTATCTCCATGGTGCCACCAAAGGGTACAAATTTGATGTTCTGGAGAAGAATCCAAAAGTCTCATTTGCTCTGGAGACAGATATGATTCCGTTTGAGGGAAAGGTAGCCTGCCAGTACGGGATGGCATACCGGAGCGTGATGGGACGCGGATATGGAACCCTGGTGGCGGATGTGGAAGAAAAGGAAAAAGCACTGTCCCTGTTGATGAAACAGCAGACGGGAAAGGATTTTACCTTTGATGAGAAACTGGTATCAATTGTGAATGTAATCCGTATTGATGTGAAAGAATTTACTGCAAAGGAGAGAAAACTTCCGGCAGCGATGCAGCAGGATTCCTGA